In one Pseudarthrobacter oxydans genomic region, the following are encoded:
- a CDS encoding DNA-3-methyladenine glycosylase has translation MSRNPLTGTSLRDFLSGDARQLAPLLLGAVLTHESREGVVSVRLTEVEAYLGPEDSLHPDPGSHTYRGPTPRNAPMFGPAGHLYVYFTYGMHHCTNLVCGPEGTASALLLRAGEIVDGVDLARRRRPTSKDPADLARGPARLAKAMGMTTADSGRDALAPPFGLVLPPRPGQPVSSGPRVGVSGAGGTDQYSWRFWITGDPTVSQYKAAKPRRAKPDPAGFHGR, from the coding sequence ATGAGCAGAAATCCGCTGACCGGCACATCGCTGCGGGATTTCCTTTCCGGAGATGCCCGCCAGTTGGCGCCCCTGCTGCTGGGGGCGGTGCTGACGCACGAGTCCCGGGAAGGCGTGGTGTCCGTCCGGCTCACCGAAGTGGAGGCCTACCTCGGGCCCGAGGATTCGCTCCACCCGGACCCCGGCTCGCACACCTACCGGGGCCCCACGCCTCGCAACGCACCCATGTTTGGCCCGGCGGGGCACCTGTATGTCTACTTCACCTACGGGATGCATCACTGCACCAACCTTGTGTGCGGACCGGAAGGAACGGCTTCCGCCCTCCTGCTGCGGGCCGGGGAGATCGTGGACGGCGTGGACCTTGCCCGGCGCCGGCGCCCCACGTCCAAGGATCCTGCCGACCTGGCAAGGGGTCCCGCGCGGCTGGCCAAAGCCATGGGGATGACGACGGCGGACAGCGGCCGCGATGCACTGGCGCCGCCTTTCGGGCTGGTGCTTCCGCCCCGCCCCGGCCAGCCGGTGAGTTCAGGCCCTCGCGTGGGAGTGTCCGGTGCAGGTGGAACGGACCAGTACTCCTGGCGCTTCTGGATCACCGGCGACCCCACCGTCTCCCAGTACAAGGCCGCCAAGCCCAGGAGGGCAAAACCGGATCCGGCCGGGTTTCACGGGCGTTAA
- a CDS encoding AAA family ATPase codes for MLDADLAHERDYVAGLYARLEELREEKRRQLAQVRRAGAVGTMQNVSERDAFAALYEDRLAQLDAVDDRLVFGRLDLDSGEAQYIGRIGLTTEDLQRLMVDWRAPEAGHFYQATAFDRQGVRRRRHLILQGREVKAIEDDVLDADMLADNESLQGEGALLAALNSKRTGRMSDIVSTIQSEQDRIIRSSISGALVVQGGPGTGKTAVALHRAAYLLYTHRDRLKTAGVLLVGPSSSFMKYIERVLPSLGETGVVMASVGRLMPGIHAVPEPDAAVAAIKGRLDMAGVVANAVANRQRMPAEDRILEVDGRKLVLTQRQVRRARERARSTGKPHNEARVTFVKILLRELTEQMTELVEAGNIGNNADRSYLAEDVRSARDVRIALNLCWMPMTPEKLISELFSKPAILEACTPKLAPAERALLLRPADAPWTESDVPLLDEAAELLGELDPAAGRGLAQQEHDRARDLANAKQTLVNMEAAGVDPLMSAEELAEQNQEQETRQTAAERATSDRTWAFGHIVVDEAQELSPMQWRLLVRRCPLKSFTIVGDIAQTSSVAGANSWQGALAPMFGERWQLEELTVNYRTPSQIAEAAVRMANAAGLVVSAPKAVREGRWSPVIDEVDPGQVVSRLVEVLPEELDALDGGLLAVIADGAFLSEATAALRAAYGRRVGTGAGSYEQDIVVISPREAKGLEFDGVVVLEPSMMLNHEHGKVGDLYVAMTRATQRLRLIASEPVPAGIKR; via the coding sequence ATGCTCGACGCCGATTTGGCCCACGAACGGGACTATGTTGCCGGCCTGTATGCGCGGCTGGAAGAGCTGCGCGAGGAAAAGCGCCGCCAACTGGCCCAGGTCCGCCGGGCCGGGGCCGTGGGCACCATGCAGAACGTTTCGGAACGTGACGCGTTCGCTGCACTGTATGAGGACCGCCTGGCGCAGCTGGATGCTGTAGACGACCGCCTGGTCTTCGGCCGCCTGGACCTGGACTCAGGCGAAGCGCAGTACATTGGCCGCATTGGCCTCACCACCGAGGACCTGCAACGGCTCATGGTGGACTGGCGCGCGCCCGAGGCCGGCCATTTCTACCAGGCCACTGCGTTTGACCGGCAGGGCGTCCGCCGCCGCCGGCACCTCATCCTGCAGGGCCGTGAGGTCAAGGCCATCGAGGACGACGTCCTTGACGCGGACATGCTTGCGGACAACGAGTCGCTGCAGGGCGAAGGCGCCCTGCTCGCCGCGCTGAACTCCAAGCGGACCGGCCGGATGTCGGACATCGTCAGCACCATCCAATCCGAGCAGGACCGGATCATCCGTTCGTCGATTTCCGGCGCGCTCGTGGTGCAGGGCGGTCCCGGTACCGGCAAGACCGCTGTTGCCCTGCACCGCGCCGCCTACCTGCTCTACACCCACCGCGACCGCCTCAAGACCGCCGGCGTCCTGCTGGTGGGCCCGTCGTCGTCGTTCATGAAGTACATCGAACGGGTGCTGCCCTCCCTCGGTGAGACCGGCGTGGTCATGGCCAGCGTCGGCCGCCTCATGCCCGGAATCCACGCTGTCCCCGAGCCGGACGCCGCGGTTGCCGCCATCAAGGGCCGGCTGGACATGGCCGGCGTGGTGGCCAATGCCGTGGCCAACCGGCAGCGAATGCCCGCCGAGGACCGCATCCTTGAAGTCGACGGCCGGAAACTCGTGCTGACCCAGCGCCAGGTGCGCCGGGCAAGGGAACGGGCACGCTCCACCGGCAAGCCCCACAACGAGGCACGCGTGACGTTCGTCAAGATCCTGCTCCGGGAACTGACCGAACAGATGACGGAGCTCGTGGAAGCCGGAAACATCGGCAACAACGCCGACCGCTCCTACCTTGCCGAGGATGTGCGCAGCGCCCGTGACGTGCGGATCGCCCTCAACCTTTGCTGGATGCCCATGACGCCGGAAAAGCTGATCTCCGAGCTCTTCAGTAAGCCTGCCATCCTGGAAGCCTGCACGCCCAAGCTCGCCCCGGCGGAGCGCGCCCTGCTGCTGCGCCCCGCGGACGCGCCCTGGACGGAATCCGACGTACCCCTCCTGGATGAGGCTGCGGAGCTGCTCGGCGAGCTTGATCCGGCTGCGGGGCGTGGCCTGGCCCAGCAAGAACACGACCGCGCCCGGGACCTTGCGAACGCGAAGCAGACGCTGGTCAACATGGAGGCGGCGGGCGTGGACCCGCTGATGTCGGCCGAGGAACTGGCCGAGCAGAACCAGGAGCAGGAAACAAGGCAGACCGCTGCCGAGCGCGCCACCAGCGACCGCACCTGGGCCTTCGGCCACATCGTGGTGGACGAGGCGCAGGAGCTATCGCCCATGCAGTGGCGCCTGCTGGTCCGCCGGTGCCCCCTGAAGTCCTTCACGATCGTCGGGGACATCGCGCAGACGAGTTCGGTGGCCGGCGCGAATTCGTGGCAGGGCGCGCTTGCTCCGATGTTCGGTGAGCGCTGGCAGTTGGAGGAGCTGACGGTCAACTACCGGACCCCCTCCCAGATCGCCGAAGCCGCGGTCCGGATGGCCAACGCAGCCGGACTGGTGGTCTCGGCGCCCAAGGCTGTCCGCGAAGGACGCTGGTCGCCCGTCATCGACGAGGTGGATCCGGGCCAGGTGGTCAGCCGCCTGGTTGAGGTCCTGCCCGAGGAACTGGACGCGCTCGACGGCGGACTCCTCGCCGTCATCGCGGACGGCGCCTTTTTGTCGGAAGCCACTGCGGCCCTGCGCGCCGCCTACGGGCGCCGCGTGGGCACGGGTGCAGGCAGCTATGAGCAGGACATCGTGGTGATCAGCCCCCGGGAAGCCAAGGGGCTGGAGTTCGACGGCGTCGTGGTGCTGGAGCCGTCCATGATGCTGAACCATGAGCACGGCAAGGTGGGGGACCTGTACGTCGCGATGACCCGCGCCACCCAGCGGCTGCGGCTTATTGCTTCGGAACCTGTGCCGGCCGGGATCAAGCGCTGA
- the tyrS gene encoding tyrosine--tRNA ligase, whose amino-acid sequence MPELNSLESQQNDATFANVWQELKWRGLVHVSTDEAELEKLLAGAPVTYYCGFDPTAPSLHLGNLVQLLLMRRLQLAGHKPLGLVGGSTGMIGDPRPTAERTLNTKDTVAEWVGYLQAQVRRFLSFEGDNAARMVNNLDWTAPLSAIDFLRDVGKHFRVGTMLRKDAVASRLHSDEGISYTEFSYQILQGMDYLQLYRDYGCVLQTGGSDQWGNLTSGTELIRKVEGKSVHALGTPLITNADGTKFGKSEGNAIWLDAGMCSPYAFYQFWVNTADADVVNRLKVFTFLSRAEIEEIAVAVAERPFAREGQRKLAYEVTSLVHGVEATEKVIAASAALFGNGDLTALDKPTLQAATSELPSATVQVDAMGIVDLLVASGLSESKSAARRTVGEGGAYVNNEKVSDPEAVISESELLHGQYLLLRRGKKNLATVEVLVP is encoded by the coding sequence GTGCCAGAACTCAACAGCCTCGAATCGCAGCAGAACGACGCCACTTTTGCCAATGTCTGGCAGGAGCTGAAATGGCGTGGCCTGGTCCACGTCTCCACCGACGAAGCAGAACTCGAAAAACTGCTCGCCGGCGCCCCGGTGACGTACTATTGCGGCTTCGATCCCACCGCGCCGAGCCTGCACCTGGGCAACCTCGTCCAGCTCCTGCTCATGCGCCGGCTGCAGTTGGCCGGCCACAAGCCCCTCGGGCTCGTGGGCGGTTCCACCGGCATGATCGGCGATCCCCGTCCCACGGCCGAACGCACCCTGAACACCAAGGACACCGTCGCCGAGTGGGTGGGCTACCTCCAGGCGCAGGTCCGCCGGTTCCTCAGCTTCGAGGGTGACAACGCAGCCCGGATGGTCAACAACCTGGACTGGACCGCGCCGCTGAGCGCCATTGACTTCCTGCGTGACGTGGGAAAGCACTTCCGCGTGGGCACCATGCTGCGCAAGGACGCCGTGGCCTCCCGGCTGCACTCGGATGAGGGCATCAGCTACACGGAGTTCAGCTACCAGATCCTGCAGGGGATGGACTACCTCCAGCTGTACCGGGATTATGGCTGCGTGCTGCAGACCGGCGGCTCGGACCAGTGGGGCAACCTCACCAGCGGAACCGAGCTGATCCGCAAAGTGGAGGGCAAGAGCGTCCACGCCCTGGGAACTCCGTTGATCACCAACGCCGACGGCACCAAGTTCGGTAAGAGCGAGGGCAACGCCATCTGGCTGGACGCCGGCATGTGCAGCCCTTATGCCTTCTACCAGTTCTGGGTCAACACGGCGGATGCCGACGTCGTGAACCGGCTGAAGGTCTTTACCTTCCTTAGCCGGGCCGAGATTGAAGAAATCGCCGTGGCTGTTGCTGAGCGCCCGTTCGCCCGCGAGGGACAGCGGAAGCTTGCCTATGAAGTGACGTCCCTCGTGCATGGAGTGGAAGCCACCGAGAAGGTCATCGCGGCCTCCGCAGCGCTTTTCGGGAACGGCGACCTCACAGCCTTGGACAAGCCCACGCTGCAGGCGGCAACGTCAGAGCTTCCCTCTGCAACTGTCCAGGTGGATGCGATGGGAATCGTGGACCTGCTGGTTGCCTCCGGCCTCTCCGAAAGCAAGTCGGCCGCCAGGCGGACGGTTGGTGAAGGCGGAGCCTACGTCAACAACGAGAAGGTGTCCGACCCCGAAGCCGTGATTTCGGAGTCCGAACTTCTGCATGGGCAGTACCTGCTCCTGCGCCGCGGAAAGAAGAACCTCGCTACCGTGGAAGTCCTGGTTCCCTAG
- a CDS encoding ISL3 family transposase encodes MIEPTSPRPDAATAIFNLPDYRVTGTEVLSFGQRRIRVVATTEAGCPSCGVISTRAHSRRPQRLRDIPVAGPVEVVWAKRRFFCDEYLCPRRTFTEETTQVPRRARSTRRLREALVAAVIGSGRAAAEAAASFGVSWWLVQRALDSAALTLPDVDALAPRMLGIDEHRYRSVRFFRDPATKAWKRYEPWMTTIVDLDTGQVLGIVDGRDSEGVGDWLFARPLQWRLGVQVVAIDPSAAFRKALRMWLPRTAVSVDAFHLVKLGNDMLTEVRQRLTQQTHGRRGRSVDPVWANRRLLLRAGDTLSDRARDRLSTVFATDDATGKLQAAWLVKEQLRALLTTGSLADAAAAKDRLQVLVERAAQPETNRLWRTVCRWWKEIEVLIVTGATTAKVEANNTAIKHIKRTGRGFTNARNYKTRILLRSAARTAA; translated from the coding sequence TTGATCGAGCCTACTTCGCCGCGCCCCGATGCTGCCACCGCCATTTTCAACCTGCCCGACTACCGAGTCACCGGCACCGAGGTCCTCTCCTTCGGCCAGCGGCGGATCCGGGTCGTGGCCACCACAGAGGCCGGTTGCCCGTCGTGTGGCGTGATCAGCACCCGGGCTCATTCCCGTCGGCCACAACGGTTGCGGGACATTCCTGTCGCCGGGCCGGTCGAAGTAGTCTGGGCCAAGCGGAGATTCTTCTGCGATGAGTACCTGTGCCCCCGCCGGACATTCACTGAAGAGACCACCCAGGTCCCGCGCCGGGCACGGTCCACCCGCCGGCTCCGTGAGGCCCTGGTGGCTGCCGTCATCGGCTCCGGCAGGGCCGCCGCGGAGGCCGCCGCTTCGTTCGGTGTCTCGTGGTGGCTGGTCCAGCGGGCTCTGGATTCGGCGGCGCTGACGCTGCCTGATGTAGATGCCCTGGCCCCGCGGATGCTCGGCATCGATGAACACCGCTACCGGTCCGTGCGGTTCTTCCGCGACCCCGCCACCAAGGCCTGGAAACGCTACGAACCCTGGATGACCACCATTGTCGATCTCGACACCGGACAAGTCCTTGGCATCGTGGATGGCCGCGACAGTGAGGGCGTCGGGGACTGGCTGTTCGCCCGTCCGCTTCAGTGGCGCCTGGGCGTGCAGGTCGTTGCCATCGACCCCTCGGCGGCGTTCCGCAAGGCCCTGCGGATGTGGCTGCCACGCACCGCTGTCTCGGTCGACGCGTTCCACCTGGTCAAGCTCGGCAACGACATGCTCACCGAAGTCCGTCAACGACTCACCCAGCAGACCCATGGTCGGCGGGGGCGCTCCGTTGACCCGGTCTGGGCCAACCGGCGACTGCTCCTGCGCGCCGGGGACACACTCTCGGACCGGGCACGGGACAGGCTCAGCACCGTGTTCGCAACCGACGATGCCACCGGGAAATTGCAGGCAGCGTGGCTTGTCAAGGAACAGCTCCGGGCCCTGCTGACTACCGGCTCTCTTGCCGACGCAGCCGCCGCGAAAGACCGGTTGCAGGTCCTGGTCGAGCGAGCCGCGCAGCCGGAGACGAACCGGCTCTGGCGCACGGTCTGCAGGTGGTGGAAAGAGATCGAAGTCCTCATTGTCACCGGTGCGACAACCGCGAAAGTGGAAGCCAACAACACCGCGATCAAACACATAAAAAGGACTGGCCGGGGATTCACCAACGCACGCAACTACAAAACGCGTATCCTGTTGCGCAGTGCCGCCAGAACAGCGGCATGA
- a CDS encoding HAD-IIA family hydrolase yields the protein MSAVPLISLFDALLADLDGVVYAGPHAIPGAVESLKQLSGLGVGLGYVTNNASRSPAQVAAHLRELGAPAEDHQVVSSSQAAADLLASLLAPGSRVLITGSPALAAEIELVGLVPVYGQEEDPVAVVQGFNPEIGWKDLAEATYVVNAGALWVATNTDMSIPQARGIAPGNGTLVQAVAAATGQTPRVAGKPEAPLFHSAAKRLGAERPLVVGDRLDTDILGGNNAGFATVAVLTGVDTRQTILAARAAERPDYIISSLGDLHRVYPEVTHDDGTYACGEATARVANGAVGIIGSQDNLDSWRAACAAWWAATPDAAAPQAPELVWLDH from the coding sequence ATGAGTGCCGTTCCCCTGATTTCCCTGTTCGACGCCCTCCTGGCAGATCTGGACGGCGTGGTCTATGCCGGACCGCACGCCATCCCCGGTGCGGTTGAGTCCCTGAAGCAGCTCTCCGGCCTTGGCGTGGGTCTGGGCTACGTGACCAACAACGCGTCCCGGTCACCGGCGCAGGTGGCTGCCCACCTCCGGGAACTCGGGGCGCCCGCCGAGGACCATCAGGTGGTCAGTTCCTCCCAGGCCGCTGCAGACCTGCTCGCCTCACTGCTGGCTCCGGGCTCCAGGGTACTCATCACCGGCAGTCCGGCGCTGGCCGCGGAGATCGAACTCGTGGGGCTCGTGCCGGTGTACGGCCAGGAGGAGGACCCGGTGGCGGTGGTCCAGGGATTCAACCCCGAGATCGGGTGGAAGGACCTGGCCGAAGCCACTTACGTGGTGAACGCGGGCGCCCTGTGGGTGGCCACCAACACGGACATGTCCATACCGCAGGCCCGCGGCATCGCTCCGGGAAACGGCACGCTGGTGCAGGCCGTGGCAGCCGCAACGGGCCAAACCCCGCGCGTGGCCGGCAAGCCCGAAGCGCCGCTCTTCCACTCCGCCGCCAAGCGGCTTGGCGCGGAACGCCCCCTGGTGGTGGGAGACCGCCTGGACACCGACATCCTGGGCGGAAACAACGCAGGCTTCGCCACGGTGGCGGTACTGACCGGCGTCGACACCCGGCAAACCATCCTGGCTGCCCGTGCCGCCGAACGCCCGGACTACATCATCAGCTCCCTTGGGGACCTGCACCGGGTGTACCCGGAGGTCACACACGACGACGGCACCTACGCCTGCGGCGAGGCCACGGCCCGGGTGGCCAACGGTGCGGTGGGCATCATCGGCAGCCAGGACAACCTGGATTCCTGGCGGGCCGCGTGTGCAGCCTGGTGGGCAGCCACCCCGGACGCCGCCGCACCCCAGGCGCCTGAACTCGTCTGGCTGGATCACTAG
- a CDS encoding TlyA family RNA methyltransferase has product MPVRLDQALVARGLARSRTHAAALIAEGKVSSAGQVLAKASLQVDEGRDLAVQHDEQDAYASRAGHKLAGALDAFPEVSAAGKRCLDAGASTGGFTDVLLRRGAVHVVAVDVGHGQLVPQLREDPRVEVHEGLNVRYMSPADIGGPASLTVADLSFISLTLVVQPLALCTEPGGDLVLMVKPQFEIGKDRLGRTGVVTSERERRLAVEKVARAALDAGLELRGLAQSPLPGQDGNVEYFLWIRRRMSQDLPKIEEREAAAAALLGRIWPNH; this is encoded by the coding sequence ATGCCGGTGCGCCTCGACCAGGCGTTGGTGGCCCGTGGCCTTGCCCGGTCCCGCACCCACGCGGCCGCCCTGATCGCCGAGGGCAAGGTGAGTTCCGCCGGGCAGGTGCTCGCCAAGGCGTCCCTCCAGGTTGATGAGGGCCGGGACCTTGCCGTTCAGCATGATGAACAGGACGCCTACGCCAGCCGGGCAGGACACAAGCTGGCCGGTGCCCTTGACGCCTTCCCCGAGGTCTCGGCAGCGGGGAAAAGGTGCCTCGACGCCGGAGCCTCCACGGGCGGCTTCACGGACGTGCTGCTGAGGCGCGGTGCCGTGCACGTGGTGGCGGTCGACGTCGGGCATGGCCAGCTGGTGCCCCAGCTCAGGGAGGATCCCCGCGTGGAGGTCCACGAAGGACTCAACGTCCGCTACATGTCGCCCGCGGACATTGGCGGCCCCGCATCGCTTACCGTGGCTGACCTGTCCTTCATTTCCCTCACCCTGGTGGTGCAGCCGCTGGCTCTCTGCACCGAGCCCGGAGGTGACCTTGTGCTGATGGTGAAGCCGCAGTTTGAAATCGGAAAGGACCGGCTGGGACGGACCGGCGTGGTCACCTCCGAGCGGGAACGGCGGCTGGCGGTGGAGAAGGTGGCCAGGGCAGCGCTCGACGCCGGGCTTGAACTAAGGGGCCTCGCGCAGAGTCCGCTGCCGGGCCAGGACGGAAACGTTGAATACTTCCTGTGGATAAGACGCAGGATGAGCCAAGACTTGCCTAAGATCGAAGAGCGGGAGGCAGCGGCCGCTGCCTTGCTCGGACGAATCTGGCCGAACCACTAG
- a CDS encoding NAD kinase: MSRRVLVLAHTGREDSLKAAWEACALLHASGIVPVMQESELGDMERFFGHLAQPVEILHDHVQLPDVELVMVLGGDGTILRAAELVREVDVPLLGVNLGHVGFLAESERADLAQTVEWIASREYTVEERMTIDVQVWVRGQKIWHTWALNEAAIEKANRERMLEVVTEVDERPLTSFGCDGIVLATPTGSTAYGFSAGGPVVWPEVEALVIVPISAHALFAKPLVVSPRSRLAVEVLNRTDALGVLWCDGRRSVDLPPGARVEVTKSATPVRLARTHQTPFSARLVRKFQLPIHGWRGPAPKAESVHTGPIPIIRTPRPMPPLQVPQAGQPDVETDPPTAK, from the coding sequence ATGAGCAGGCGTGTACTGGTCCTCGCCCATACCGGCCGCGAGGACTCACTGAAGGCCGCCTGGGAGGCGTGCGCCCTGCTGCATGCCTCGGGCATTGTGCCGGTCATGCAGGAGTCCGAACTCGGGGACATGGAGCGGTTCTTCGGACACCTGGCCCAGCCCGTGGAGATCCTCCACGACCACGTCCAGCTCCCGGACGTTGAACTTGTCATGGTCCTCGGGGGCGACGGCACCATCCTGCGCGCGGCCGAGCTTGTCCGTGAGGTGGACGTTCCGCTGCTTGGGGTGAACCTTGGCCATGTGGGCTTCCTCGCCGAAAGTGAGCGGGCGGACCTGGCCCAGACGGTGGAATGGATTGCCAGCCGTGAGTACACGGTGGAAGAGCGCATGACCATCGATGTCCAGGTCTGGGTGCGCGGCCAGAAGATCTGGCACACGTGGGCGCTGAATGAGGCCGCCATCGAGAAGGCCAACCGCGAACGCATGCTGGAGGTGGTCACCGAGGTGGATGAGCGTCCGCTGACGTCCTTCGGCTGCGACGGCATCGTGCTGGCCACGCCCACGGGTTCCACCGCGTACGGTTTCTCCGCCGGCGGGCCGGTAGTCTGGCCCGAGGTGGAGGCCCTGGTCATCGTCCCCATCAGCGCCCATGCCCTCTTCGCGAAACCCCTGGTGGTCTCGCCCCGCTCTCGGCTGGCGGTGGAAGTCCTGAACCGTACGGATGCCCTGGGCGTCCTGTGGTGTGACGGCAGGCGGTCAGTGGACCTGCCCCCGGGAGCCAGGGTGGAGGTCACGAAGTCCGCCACTCCGGTGCGGCTGGCGCGCACGCACCAGACGCCGTTTTCCGCGCGGCTGGTCCGGAAATTCCAGCTGCCCATTCACGGCTGGCGCGGCCCGGCCCCCAAGGCTGAGTCCGTTCACACCGGCCCCATCCCCATCATCCGGACGCCCCGCCCCATGCCGCCGCTCCAGGTACCGCAAGCGGGCCAGCCCGATGTCGAAACCGATCCGCCGACCGCAAAGTGA